AGGACCCATATCATATATTCTCTTTGCAGCCCACTCCATATCCTTGAACGTATCAATCCTTATTCCTGCTATCTCCTCCGCTTCTGGAATATTAGGGGTTATAACATAAGAAAGAGGCAAAATTTCCTTAACTAATGTATCTATGGCCATAGGATTTAATAATTTATATCCACTTTTAGACACCATAACAGGATCCAATACCAGATTTGTTGGTTTGTATATATTTAACTTTTCTGCAATTATCTCTATACTCTTAATTTGAGATACCATCCCAATCTTTACTGCATCTACCTCTATATCCTGAAAAATTGCATCTATCTGTTTGCCTATAATATCAGGGGTCATATCCTGTACATCGATGACCTTTTGAGTATTCTGAGCCGTAACTGCGGTTATTACACTCATTCCAAATACTCCATGGGCAGAGAATGTCTTAATATCTGCCTGTATACCTGCTCCACCGCTTGAGTCCGAACCTGCAATAGTAAGTGCCGTCTTCATGGATAAATTCACCTTCATCCTATTTTGATATTTTACTTAGATTATGCCCTCGCCCTTTATTAACTTGTTCATATTTCTAACTGCACATATCTTGCCACACATGGTACATGAATCTTTCTCTTCAGGAATAGACTCTTTCCTGTATCGTCTGGCCTTTTCAGGATCTATGGAGAGTTCAAACATCTTTTCCCAATCTAACTCCCGCCTTGCACAGCTCATCTTATAATCCCACTTTTCTACTCCATCTATCCCCTTGGCTAGATCACCTGAATGGGCAGCAATCTTTGTAGCTATGATACCTTCTTTCATATCATCCAAATTGGGAAGCCTTAAATGCTCTGCCGGGGTAACATAACAAAGGAAGTCTGCCCCATTTGCGGCTGCTATTGCACCACCTATTGCACTGGTAATATGATCATACCCAGGTGCTATATCAGTAACGATAGGACCTAGTACATAAAAAGGTGCTCCACCACAAAGTTTTTTCTCCAACATTACATTGGTAGCAATCTCATTCAACTTCATGTGCCCCGGTCCTTCTATTATAACTTGTACATTTTTCTCCCAAGCTCTTCTTGTAAGTTCTCCTAAAACTATCAATTCTCCTACTTGGCTGGCATCGGTAGAATCATATATGCTTCCTGGACGACATGCATCACCAAGGCTTATAGTGACATCATACTCAGCACATATATCCAGTATTTCATCAAAATATTCATAGAATGGATTTTCCTTTTTATTTAGCTCCATCCATGCATAGATTAGAGACCCACCCCTTGAAACTATATTAAGAAGCCTTTCATTTTCCTTAAAAGTCTTTATTGTATCCCTATTTATACCTGAATGGATGGTGATAAAGTCTACTCCATCTTGTGCATGTTTTTCTATAACCTTTATAAATTCATCACTGGTAATATTTTGCAGCTCTTTATCATAGAAACCCATAGCATCATATACGGGAACCGTACCAAC
This Xylanivirga thermophila DNA region includes the following protein-coding sequences:
- the thiD gene encoding bifunctional hydroxymethylpyrimidine kinase/phosphomethylpyrimidine kinase, yielding MKTALTIAGSDSSGGAGIQADIKTFSAHGVFGMSVITAVTAQNTQKVIDVQDMTPDIIGKQIDAIFQDIEVDAVKIGMVSQIKSIEIIAEKLNIYKPTNLVLDPVMVSKSGYKLLNPMAIDTLVKEILPLSYVITPNIPEAEEIAGIRIDTFKDMEWAAKRIYDMGPKYVLIKGGHMPGDATDLLYDGKNAKYLEGKRINTKNTHGTGCTLSSAIASNLALGFCIDEAVKKAKDYITLAVKYSLSLGKGVGPTNHFYELYRKAGIKID
- the thiC gene encoding phosphomethylpyrimidine synthase ThiC, translated to MNYTTQMDAAKKGIITGEMKIVSKKENMDVKLLMERIAAGTAVIPANKNHRALDPEGIGQGLKTKINVNLGVSKDCCSIDAELEKVKKAIEMKAESIMDLSSYGKTEEFRTRLIDMSTAIVGTVPVYDAMGFYDKELQNITSDEFIKVIEKHAQDGVDFITIHSGINRDTIKTFKENERLLNIVSRGGSLIYAWMELNKKENPFYEYFDEILDICAEYDVTISLGDACRPGSIYDSTDASQVGELIVLGELTRRAWEKNVQVIIEGPGHMKLNEIATNVMLEKKLCGGAPFYVLGPIVTDIAPGYDHITSAIGGAIAAANGADFLCYVTPAEHLRLPNLDDMKEGIIATKIAAHSGDLAKGIDGVEKWDYKMSCARRELDWEKMFELSIDPEKARRYRKESIPEEKDSCTMCGKICAVRNMNKLIKGEGII